In the genome of Sphingomonas naphthae, one region contains:
- a CDS encoding GAF domain-containing protein, producing MDFQQDIDSLSGNPEVDAILREMCDLTGMGFSAVARVTEERWIACHLLDRIEFGLKPGDELRIKTTICDEIRESREAVFIDCVSNAPAWRTHPTPILYGFQSYVSVPLIRADGGFFGTLCAIDPTPHIVDTADIRAAIDALAARVVTILDREG from the coding sequence GTGGATTTCCAGCAAGACATCGACAGCCTGTCGGGCAACCCGGAGGTGGACGCGATCCTGCGCGAGATGTGCGACCTCACCGGCATGGGCTTCTCCGCCGTCGCCCGCGTCACCGAGGAACGGTGGATCGCCTGCCACCTGCTCGACCGCATCGAATTCGGCCTGAAGCCCGGCGACGAACTGCGCATCAAGACCACCATCTGCGACGAGATCCGCGAGAGCCGCGAGGCGGTGTTCATCGATTGCGTGTCGAACGCGCCGGCCTGGCGGACGCACCCGACGCCGATCCTCTACGGCTTCCAGAGCTATGTCTCGGTCCCGCTGATCCGGGCGGACGGCGGCTTCTTCGGCACGCTGTGCGCCATCGATCCGACCCCGCATATCGTCGATACGGCCGACATACGCGCAGCAATCGACGCGCTGGCCGCCCGCGTCGTCACCATCCTCGATCGCGAAGGCTGA
- a CDS encoding ATP-binding protein, with the protein MTATRARLGGLSIFTRSLLVLLAGLVIAQMVAFGLIYSFGAPRPDFTRMSEIADTLGDRPHDPLPRPLIVTRAAVPPVRNGALTADPAFTAMLARRLEVPTTRVRLFFEPEQHSAFSPFAGRRRDEKPRRKREPIFFDRVVAAIEQDGRWTIAETPPPPMLAPWQKRLILWLSLSALAMVPLAWWFARAITKPMLSFAEAADRIGADPSAPSVPESGPAELRSTAQALNRMQGRLADYVAERTAMIGAIAHDLRTPLARIAFRIETAPDPMREKVQSDIEQMRAMIAATIGFVKSTARSDERKPVDLRLLLGRLVAQEQEVGRPVTMHGEGPLMISGDALALARLFQNLIDNGIAYGGAVAISAAHEAGGVAVLVQDDGPGMAPDFIARAFVPFERGDPSRSRETGGLGLGLSIARTIAEDHGGTIALANRSVGGLEVRCVFPAA; encoded by the coding sequence ATGACCGCCACGCGCGCCCGCCTCGGCGGTCTCTCGATCTTCACGCGCAGCCTGCTCGTGCTGCTGGCGGGCCTCGTCATCGCGCAGATGGTGGCGTTCGGGCTGATCTACAGCTTCGGCGCGCCCCGGCCCGATTTCACCCGCATGTCGGAGATCGCCGATACGCTCGGCGATCGCCCGCATGATCCGCTGCCCCGCCCGCTGATCGTGACCAGGGCCGCCGTCCCGCCGGTTCGCAATGGCGCGCTGACCGCCGATCCGGCCTTCACCGCGATGCTGGCGCGCCGGCTGGAGGTGCCGACGACGCGCGTGCGCCTGTTCTTCGAGCCCGAGCAGCATAGCGCCTTCTCCCCCTTCGCCGGCCGCCGCCGCGACGAGAAGCCGCGCCGCAAGCGCGAGCCGATCTTCTTCGATCGGGTGGTGGCCGCGATCGAGCAGGACGGGCGCTGGACCATCGCCGAAACCCCGCCGCCGCCGATGCTGGCGCCGTGGCAGAAGCGCCTGATCCTGTGGCTCAGCCTGTCCGCGCTAGCGATGGTGCCGCTCGCCTGGTGGTTCGCCCGCGCCATCACCAAGCCGATGCTGAGCTTCGCCGAGGCGGCCGACCGGATCGGCGCCGACCCGTCCGCGCCCTCCGTCCCCGAAAGCGGCCCGGCGGAGCTGCGCTCGACCGCGCAGGCGCTCAACCGGATGCAGGGGCGGCTGGCGGATTATGTCGCCGAGCGGACGGCGATGATCGGCGCCATCGCCCACGATCTGCGCACGCCGCTGGCGCGTATCGCCTTCCGCATCGAGACCGCGCCCGATCCGATGCGCGAGAAGGTGCAGTCCGATATCGAGCAGATGCGGGCGATGATCGCCGCCACCATCGGCTTCGTGAAATCCACCGCGCGCAGCGACGAGCGCAAGCCGGTCGATCTGCGGCTGCTGCTCGGCCGTCTCGTCGCGCAGGAGCAGGAAGTCGGCCGGCCGGTCACGATGCACGGCGAAGGGCCGCTGATGATCTCGGGCGACGCGCTGGCGCTGGCGCGGCTGTTTCAGAATCTGATCGACAATGGGATCGCCTATGGCGGCGCGGTCGCCATTTCCGCCGCGCACGAGGCGGGCGGGGTGGCGGTGCTGGTGCAGGACGACGGGCCGGGCATGGCGCCCGACTTCATCGCCCGCGCCTTCGTGCCGTTCGAGCGCGGCGATCCTTCGCGCAGCCGCGAGACCGGCGGCCTGGGCCTCGGCCTCAGCATCGCACGCACCATCGCCGAGGACCATGGCGGCACGATCGCGCTCGCCAATCGCAGTGTCGGCGGCCTCGAAGTGCGCTGCGTCTTTCCGGCGGCCTGA
- a CDS encoding MarR family winged helix-turn-helix transcriptional regulator, producing MPDECWYDRVTLPALLRHARTTYGAAMRRALAREGYDDIPGNGLYVIGGLALGDGGIPIGQLVRDLGITKQGAGQLVDTLVLRGYLARDPDPADRRQVIVTLTERGAAAAAVQAGVREEIDAALAGRIGEADVAAMRRGLGTLIEMERRKEEE from the coding sequence ATGCCCGACGAATGCTGGTACGATCGCGTCACCCTCCCCGCCCTGCTCCGCCACGCCCGCACCACCTATGGCGCGGCGATGCGGCGGGCGCTGGCGCGGGAGGGTTATGACGATATTCCGGGCAACGGCCTCTACGTGATCGGCGGGCTGGCGCTGGGCGACGGCGGCATCCCGATCGGCCAGCTGGTGCGCGATCTGGGCATCACCAAGCAGGGTGCGGGGCAGCTGGTCGATACGCTGGTGCTGCGCGGCTATCTCGCCCGCGATCCCGATCCGGCCGACCGCCGACAGGTGATCGTCACCCTCACCGAGCGTGGCGCGGCGGCGGCGGCGGTGCAGGCGGGGGTGCGGGAGGAAATCGACGCGGCGCTGGCCGGGCGGATCGGCGAAGCGGATGTCGCGGCGATGCGCCGGGGGCTGGGCACGCTGATCGAGATGGAGCGGCGGAAGGAGGAGGAATAA
- a CDS encoding alpha-ketoacid dehydrogenase subunit beta has translation MNMIQAINSALDICMERDKDIVVLGEDVGYFGGVFKATEHLQKKHGKTRVFDTPITECGIIGVAVGMCTYGLRPVPEIQFADYIYPALDQLVSEAARLRYRSAGEYTAPMTVRSPFGGGIFGGQTHSQSPEAIFTHVAGLKTVIPSNPYDAKGLLIAAIEDNDPVIFFEPKRIYNGPFDGHYGKPVTPWAKHPSSAVPEGYYRIPLGKAATVREGNDVTILCYGTMVHVTAGVVAESGIDAEIIDLRTLVPLDIEAIEASVKKTGRCVIVHEATRTSGFGAELSALVQERCFHSLEAPIERVTGWDTPYPHSLEWAYFPGPVRLGQALKRVMES, from the coding sequence ATGAACATGATCCAGGCGATCAATTCCGCGCTCGATATCTGCATGGAGCGCGACAAGGATATCGTCGTGCTGGGCGAGGACGTCGGCTATTTCGGCGGCGTCTTCAAGGCGACCGAGCATCTCCAGAAGAAACATGGCAAGACCCGCGTGTTCGATACGCCGATCACCGAATGCGGCATCATCGGCGTCGCGGTCGGCATGTGCACCTACGGCCTCAGGCCCGTGCCCGAAATCCAGTTCGCCGATTACATCTATCCCGCGCTCGACCAGCTCGTGTCGGAGGCGGCGCGGCTGCGCTACCGGTCGGCGGGGGAATATACCGCGCCGATGACGGTGCGCTCGCCCTTCGGCGGCGGCATCTTCGGCGGGCAGACGCACAGCCAGAGCCCCGAGGCGATCTTCACCCATGTAGCGGGCCTCAAGACGGTGATCCCGTCCAACCCCTATGACGCCAAGGGGCTCCTGATCGCCGCGATCGAGGACAATGATCCGGTGATCTTCTTCGAGCCCAAGCGCATCTACAACGGCCCGTTCGACGGCCATTACGGCAAGCCCGTCACCCCCTGGGCCAAGCATCCGTCGAGCGCCGTGCCCGAGGGCTATTACCGCATCCCGCTGGGCAAGGCCGCGACGGTACGCGAGGGCAATGACGTGACGATCCTGTGCTACGGCACGATGGTCCACGTCACCGCCGGCGTCGTCGCGGAAAGCGGGATCGACGCCGAGATCATCGACCTGCGCACGCTCGTGCCGCTCGATATCGAGGCGATCGAGGCGTCCGTGAAGAAGACCGGGCGCTGCGTGATCGTCCACGAGGCGACCCGCACCAGCGGCTTCGGCGCGGAGCTGTCGGCGCTGGTGCAGGAACGCTGCTTCCATTCGCTGGAGGCGCCGATCGAGCGCGTCACCGGCTGGGACACGCCTTACCCCCATTCGCTCGAATGGGCCTATTTCCCCGGCCCCGTGCGGCTGGGTCAGGCGCTCAAGCGCGTGATGGAGAGCTGA
- a CDS encoding Crp/Fnr family transcriptional regulator → MLPAKQPGAAHPLDLLVRKLSLSVPLDEDVTAALLALPHVVRPIAPGDYVIREGERPTHSCILVSGFLFRQKIATDGGRQIIGVNVPGEAVDFQHLYLDVADHNIQALTRAEIACIPRAALQALIEAHPPVARAAIVATLVEASIFREWLLNIGRRDARARIAHLLCEFATRLEALHLTGTYGYELPMTQEQLGDALGLTPVHINRTLKGLEADGLITRTRRHIAFPDWARLREVGDFDERYLHVGVQGGQPN, encoded by the coding sequence ATGCTGCCTGCAAAGCAACCGGGTGCCGCACACCCCCTCGACCTTCTCGTCCGCAAGCTATCGCTGTCGGTGCCGCTGGACGAGGATGTCACGGCGGCGCTGCTGGCGCTGCCCCATGTCGTCCGCCCGATCGCGCCCGGCGATTATGTGATCCGCGAGGGCGAGCGGCCGACGCACAGCTGCATCCTCGTCTCGGGCTTCCTCTTCCGCCAGAAGATCGCGACCGACGGCGGGCGGCAGATCATCGGCGTCAACGTGCCGGGCGAGGCGGTCGATTTCCAGCATCTCTATCTCGATGTCGCCGATCACAATATCCAGGCGCTCACCCGCGCCGAGATCGCCTGCATCCCCCGCGCGGCGCTCCAGGCGCTGATCGAGGCGCATCCGCCGGTGGCGCGCGCGGCGATCGTGGCGACGTTGGTGGAGGCGTCGATCTTTCGCGAATGGCTGCTCAACATCGGCCGCCGCGATGCCCGCGCGCGCATCGCCCACCTGCTGTGCGAATTCGCCACCCGGCTGGAGGCGCTGCACCTGACCGGCACCTACGGCTACGAACTGCCGATGACGCAGGAGCAATTGGGCGACGCGCTGGGTCTCACCCCGGTCCACATCAACCGCACGCTGAAGGGGCTGGAAGCGGACGGCCTCATCACCCGCACCCGCCGCCACATCGCCTTCCCCGATTGGGCGCGGCTGCGCGAAGTGGGCGATTTCGACGAACGCTATCTGCACGTCGGGGTGCAGGGCGGGCAGCCCAATTGA
- a CDS encoding flagellar motor protein MotB — protein MAAAPPKKGKNEPVAPIIIVKKIIDGGHGGHHGGAWKVAYADFVTAMMAFFLLLWILGATTEKQRKGIADYFTPTLVEMKQKSAGSSGPFGGDSIISKEDYAHKSAQTGSRSLTIPKDATGGEKEGGADAKLRDRKRFQIAKAKLEEMLKKDPALKNLLKNVRFTETREGLRIDIVDESDFSMFTVGTDRLLPSARDLMGQVAHLIQTLPNGLIIRGHTDALPYAGGRTANNWTLSAARAEATRRALAENGVSPDRFARIEGVADREPYVPADRYDPRNRRMSITLSWSSVGDEAVAGAGQDNAPKEGAEAVPAHPHG, from the coding sequence ATGGCCGCCGCACCGCCGAAGAAGGGCAAGAACGAGCCCGTCGCGCCGATCATCATCGTCAAGAAGATCATCGATGGCGGCCACGGCGGCCATCACGGTGGTGCGTGGAAGGTCGCCTATGCCGATTTCGTGACGGCGATGATGGCCTTCTTCCTGCTGCTGTGGATTCTCGGCGCCACGACCGAGAAGCAGCGCAAGGGCATCGCCGATTATTTCACGCCGACGCTGGTGGAGATGAAGCAGAAGAGCGCCGGCTCGTCCGGGCCATTCGGCGGCGATTCGATCATCAGCAAGGAGGATTACGCCCACAAATCCGCCCAGACTGGATCGCGCAGCCTGACCATCCCCAAGGATGCGACCGGCGGCGAGAAGGAAGGCGGGGCGGACGCCAAGCTGCGCGATCGCAAGCGTTTCCAGATCGCCAAGGCGAAGCTGGAGGAGATGCTGAAGAAGGATCCCGCGCTCAAGAACCTGCTGAAGAACGTGCGCTTCACCGAAACGCGCGAGGGGCTGCGCATCGACATCGTCGACGAGAGCGACTTCTCGATGTTCACGGTGGGCACCGATCGGCTGCTGCCCTCGGCCCGCGACCTGATGGGGCAGGTGGCCCATCTGATCCAGACGCTGCCCAACGGCCTCATCATCCGCGGCCATACCGATGCCCTGCCCTATGCGGGCGGGCGGACGGCGAACAACTGGACGCTCTCGGCCGCGCGCGCCGAGGCGACCCGGCGCGCGCTGGCGGAAAACGGCGTCTCGCCCGATCGCTTCGCCCGCATCGAGGGCGTGGCCGATCGCGAGCCCTATGTGCCGGCCGACCGCTACGACCCGCGCAACCGCCGCATGTCGATCACGCTCAGCTGGTCGAGCGTGGGGGACGAGGCGGTCGCCGGCGCGGGGCAGGATAATGCGCCGAAGGAGGGTGCGGAGGCCGTGCCTGCGCACCCGCACGGCTGA
- a CDS encoding M3 family metallopeptidase produces the protein MATQSIAAAAPAPANPLLAPWPGEYGGLPPFDTARPEMFGPAFTQALAERQAEMDAIANDPKPATFANVIEPMQRSGQTLQRIYAIYGVETSNMNTPAYQKIDREWSPKFAAAQDRITLDPKLFARIAAVYDKRAGLNPMQQRLVTRTYDSYVRQGAKLDAAGKAKLSQLNQQLASLFSDFSSKLLADEGKAIFFASADDLAGLPASTIAGAKAAATSRGQADKWAIVNTRSAVDPFLTFATNRANREKVWRAFVSRGDNGDANDTNAIITQIVKLRADRAHLLGYPTHAAWRMQDTMAKTPQAAMDLMMRVWTPAVKRVHEEVADQQAIADKEKTKITIEPWDYRFYQEKVRKARYDIDQSELKPYFELDNMIQGAFYAAGRLYGFTFKEVTPKVPVFEKSVRVWEVSRAGKVIGLFYGDYFARDIKRSGAWATGYKSRSRFLKTEYTLSSNNNNFAPVAEGEKVLISVDDAQTLFHEFGHAIHGLASDVAYPGLGGTPRDFVEYPSQVNEYWSLNRDVLDRYAKHYQTGAPMPAALVDKVIASQKFNQGFATVEYLACAILDMDLHTIPDGAFDPKAFEKAELARIGMPKEIAMRHRLPQFNHLFSSDSYSAGYYSYLWSDTMVADTIAAFTEGKGPWDKAVADRFYSVLLATGNETDRAEAYRAFRGRDPDVRALLEKRGFPEK, from the coding sequence ATGGCCACCCAGTCGATCGCCGCCGCCGCGCCGGCCCCCGCCAATCCGCTGCTGGCGCCGTGGCCGGGTGAATATGGCGGCCTGCCGCCGTTCGATACCGCCAGGCCCGAGATGTTCGGCCCGGCCTTCACGCAGGCGCTGGCCGAGCGGCAGGCGGAGATGGACGCGATCGCCAACGATCCCAAGCCCGCGACCTTCGCCAATGTGATCGAGCCGATGCAGCGATCGGGCCAGACGCTCCAGCGCATCTACGCGATCTACGGCGTCGAAACGAGCAACATGAACACGCCGGCCTATCAGAAGATCGACCGCGAATGGTCGCCCAAGTTCGCCGCCGCGCAGGATCGCATCACGCTCGATCCCAAGCTCTTCGCCCGTATCGCGGCGGTGTATGACAAGCGCGCCGGCCTCAACCCGATGCAGCAGCGGCTCGTGACCCGCACCTACGACAGCTATGTCCGCCAGGGCGCCAAGCTGGACGCGGCCGGCAAGGCGAAACTGTCGCAGCTCAACCAGCAGCTCGCCAGCCTGTTCAGCGATTTCTCGTCCAAGCTGCTCGCCGACGAGGGCAAGGCGATCTTCTTCGCCAGCGCCGATGATCTGGCCGGGCTGCCCGCCTCCACCATCGCGGGCGCCAAGGCGGCCGCCACGTCGCGCGGGCAGGCGGACAAATGGGCGATCGTCAACACCCGCTCGGCGGTCGATCCCTTCCTCACCTTCGCCACCAATCGCGCCAATCGCGAGAAGGTATGGCGCGCGTTCGTCAGCCGGGGTGACAATGGCGACGCCAACGACACCAATGCGATCATCACCCAGATCGTGAAGCTGCGCGCCGATCGCGCCCACCTGCTCGGCTACCCCACCCATGCCGCGTGGCGGATGCAGGACACGATGGCCAAGACGCCGCAGGCCGCGATGGACCTGATGATGCGCGTCTGGACCCCCGCTGTGAAGCGCGTCCACGAGGAGGTCGCCGACCAGCAGGCGATCGCCGACAAGGAAAAGACGAAGATCACGATCGAGCCGTGGGACTATCGCTTCTATCAGGAGAAGGTCCGCAAGGCGCGCTACGACATCGACCAGTCCGAGCTGAAGCCCTATTTCGAGCTGGACAACATGATCCAGGGCGCCTTCTACGCCGCCGGCCGCCTTTACGGCTTCACCTTCAAGGAGGTGACGCCCAAGGTGCCGGTGTTCGAGAAATCGGTGCGGGTGTGGGAAGTGTCGCGCGCCGGCAAGGTGATCGGCCTGTTCTACGGCGACTATTTCGCGCGGGACATCAAGCGTTCGGGCGCGTGGGCGACGGGCTACAAGAGCCGCTCGCGCTTCCTCAAGACCGAATATACCCTCTCGTCCAACAACAACAATTTCGCGCCCGTGGCAGAGGGTGAGAAGGTGCTCATCAGCGTCGACGACGCGCAGACGCTCTTCCATGAATTCGGCCATGCGATCCATGGCCTGGCGAGCGACGTGGCCTATCCGGGCCTCGGCGGCACGCCGCGCGACTTCGTGGAATATCCCAGCCAGGTGAACGAATATTGGTCGCTCAACCGCGACGTGCTCGATCGCTATGCCAAGCATTACCAGACGGGCGCGCCGATGCCGGCGGCGCTGGTGGACAAGGTGATCGCCAGCCAGAAGTTCAACCAGGGCTTCGCCACGGTCGAATATCTCGCCTGCGCGATCCTCGACATGGACCTGCATACGATCCCCGATGGCGCGTTCGATCCCAAGGCGTTCGAGAAGGCCGAACTGGCCAGGATCGGCATGCCGAAGGAGATCGCGATGCGGCACCGCCTGCCGCAGTTCAACCACCTCTTCTCGTCGGACAGCTATTCGGCGGGCTATTACAGCTACCTCTGGTCGGACACGATGGTCGCCGACACGATCGCCGCCTTCACCGAGGGCAAGGGGCCGTGGGACAAGGCGGTGGCCGACCGCTTCTATTCGGTGCTGCTGGCGACGGGCAACGAGACCGACCGGGCGGAAGCCTATCGCGCGTTCCGGGGGCGTGACCCCGATGTGCGGGCGCTGCTGGAGAAGCGCGGCTTCCCGGAGAAGTGA
- a CDS encoding dihydrolipoamide acetyltransferase family protein yields the protein MARISFKLPDIGEGIAEAEIVAWHVKVGDRIEEDDPLADMMTDKATVEMTSPVSGVVVELNGAVGDQVAIGSVLAVFEAEGEADAEPTVQVAPPEAGQVALPDPLPQPVAEPIPEPFIPSVVEGPSPTPAPGASTSLGTNGSEKAGAPDRKVLASPAVRDRARALGVNLADVKPAQGDRVRHADLDAFLSYSDGYRPAGAARADEQIRVIGLRRRIAENMAASKRHIPHFTYVDEIDVTKLEALREDLNATRGDKPKLTMLPLLIVAIVRALPDFPMLNARYDDEAGVVTRFGAIHLGLATQTDTGLMVPVIRDAQSRNIWQLAGEIRRLAEAARTGKARIEELSGSTLTLTSLGPLGGIATTPVINRPEVAIIGPNKIVERPVFRDGQVVAAKLMNLSISCDHRVVDGWDAASFVQAVKRLVETPALLFVD from the coding sequence ATGGCGCGCATTTCCTTCAAGCTGCCGGACATCGGCGAAGGCATCGCCGAGGCCGAGATCGTGGCGTGGCACGTCAAGGTCGGCGATCGCATCGAGGAAGATGATCCACTGGCCGACATGATGACCGACAAGGCCACGGTCGAGATGACCTCGCCGGTGTCGGGCGTGGTCGTCGAACTGAACGGCGCGGTCGGCGACCAGGTCGCCATCGGATCGGTGCTGGCGGTGTTCGAGGCCGAGGGCGAGGCGGATGCGGAACCGACGGTGCAGGTGGCGCCGCCGGAAGCGGGGCAGGTGGCCTTGCCGGATCCCTTGCCCCAGCCGGTGGCCGAGCCCATTCCAGAACCGTTCATCCCGAGCGTAGTCGAGGGACCATCCCCGACCCCCGCGCCAGGTGCCTCGACTTCGCTCGGCACGAACGGTTCGGAGAAGGCTGGCGCGCCCGACCGCAAAGTCCTCGCCTCCCCCGCCGTGCGCGATCGCGCCAGGGCGCTTGGCGTGAACCTCGCGGACGTGAAGCCCGCGCAGGGTGATCGCGTCCGCCACGCCGATCTCGATGCCTTCCTGTCCTACAGCGACGGCTATCGCCCCGCCGGTGCTGCCCGCGCCGACGAGCAGATCAGGGTGATCGGCCTGCGCCGCCGCATCGCCGAGAACATGGCCGCCTCCAAGCGCCACATCCCGCACTTCACCTATGTCGACGAGATCGACGTGACCAAGCTGGAGGCGCTGCGCGAAGACCTCAACGCCACGCGCGGCGACAAGCCCAAGCTCACCATGCTGCCGCTGCTGATCGTCGCGATCGTGCGGGCGCTACCCGATTTCCCGATGCTCAACGCCCGCTACGATGACGAGGCGGGGGTGGTGACCCGCTTCGGCGCGATCCACCTGGGCCTCGCCACGCAGACCGATACCGGCCTGATGGTGCCGGTGATCCGCGACGCGCAGAGCCGCAACATCTGGCAGCTGGCGGGCGAAATCCGCCGCCTCGCCGAAGCCGCCCGCACCGGCAAGGCCAGGATCGAGGAACTGTCCGGCTCCACCCTCACGCTCACCTCGCTCGGCCCGCTCGGCGGCATCGCCACCACGCCGGTCATCAACCGGCCGGAAGTGGCGATCATCGGCCCGAACAAGATCGTCGAACGCCCGGTGTTCCGCGACGGGCAGGTGGTGGCCGCCAAGCTGATGAACCTCTCCATCTCGTGCGACCATCGCGTGGTGGACGGCTGGGATGCGGCGAGCTTCGTGCAGGCGGTGAAGCGGCTGGTCGAGACCCCCGCGCTGCTGTTCGTCGACTGA
- the motA gene encoding flagellar motor stator protein MotA has product MFAGIGLVILLLMVFGGFAITGGSLGPVLHAIPHEMLIIGGAAIGAVVAGNSMKEIKQLFGGFAKVFKGPKYKKQDFLDVIFLVSSLMKMLRTDGPVALEPHIEDPNSSTVIGQYPKLLKDKTLIHLITDTLRLVVISSGNLDVHAVEEVMDHSLKTHHHDDIRPADMIQGLADALPALGIVAAVLGVVKTMGSIDQPPSILGEMIGSALVGTFLGILLAYGVMAPFAQRAKQVIESDAAIYDVVKQIIIASLHGHPIPLVIEAARAGITHSLQPAFADVFDGMRGR; this is encoded by the coding sequence ATGTTCGCTGGTATTGGTTTGGTGATCCTGCTGCTGATGGTGTTCGGCGGCTTCGCGATCACCGGCGGCAGCCTCGGCCCCGTGCTGCACGCCATCCCGCACGAGATGCTCATCATCGGCGGCGCCGCGATCGGCGCTGTCGTGGCGGGCAATTCGATGAAGGAGATCAAGCAGCTGTTCGGCGGCTTCGCCAAGGTCTTCAAGGGCCCGAAGTACAAGAAGCAGGATTTCCTCGACGTGATCTTCCTGGTCTCGTCGCTGATGAAGATGCTGCGTACCGACGGCCCGGTCGCGCTGGAGCCGCATATCGAGGATCCGAACAGCTCGACCGTGATCGGCCAATATCCCAAGCTCCTGAAAGACAAGACCCTCATCCACCTCATCACCGACACGCTCAGGCTGGTGGTGATCTCGTCGGGCAATCTCGACGTGCATGCGGTGGAGGAGGTGATGGACCACAGCCTCAAGACCCACCACCACGACGACATCCGCCCGGCCGACATGATCCAGGGCTTGGCCGACGCGCTGCCCGCGCTCGGCATCGTCGCGGCCGTGCTGGGCGTGGTCAAGACGATGGGCTCGATCGATCAGCCGCCGTCCATCCTGGGCGAGATGATCGGTTCCGCGCTCGTCGGCACCTTCCTCGGCATTCTGCTGGCCTATGGCGTGATGGCGCCCTTCGCCCAGCGCGCCAAGCAGGTGATCGAAAGCGACGCGGCGATCTACGACGTGGTCAAGCAGATCATCATCGCCTCGCTCCACGGCCACCCGATCCCGCTGGTGATCGAGGCGGCGCGCGCCGGCATCACCCATTCGCTCCAGCCCGCCTTCGCCGACGTGTTCGACGGGATGCGCGGCCGGTGA
- a CDS encoding 3-methyl-2-oxobutanoate dehydrogenase (2-methylpropanoyl-transferring) subunit alpha, translated as MDEDARRNMRPLSLHVPEPRFRPGDAVDFADFDIPDVAAAPRPDIGAMPEEMRSLAYGLVRVLDLDGASGGAWAPRLSPERLVAMLRHMALVRAFDDRMYRVQRQGKTSFYMKCTGEEATSIAAAYALDRDDMCFPSYRQQGLLIARDWSLVDMMCQIYSNRGDRLKGRQMPIMYSAKEASFFSISGNLATQMPQAVGFAMASASRGDTRIAACWCGEGSTAEGDFHSACTFASVYRAPVIINVINNQWAISSFSGFAGAESTTFAARAVGYGIAGLRVDGNDALAVYAATEWAAERARNNFGPTLIEHFTYRAEGHSTSDDPTKYRSAEERSAWPLGDPIARLKQHLIAIGAWDEERHAAMDREVAEEVKAAGKEAEKQGVLGDGLHQPFTTMFEDVFEELPWHLEEQSRQMVEERKAAGI; from the coding sequence ATGGACGAGGATGCACGCCGCAATATGCGGCCGTTGAGCCTGCACGTACCGGAGCCCCGCTTCCGGCCGGGCGACGCGGTCGATTTCGCCGATTTCGACATTCCCGATGTCGCGGCCGCCCCCCGGCCCGACATCGGCGCCATGCCGGAAGAGATGCGCTCGCTGGCCTATGGGCTGGTGCGCGTGCTCGATCTGGATGGCGCGTCCGGTGGCGCCTGGGCGCCGCGCCTGTCGCCCGAACGCCTCGTCGCGATGCTGCGCCACATGGCGCTGGTGCGCGCGTTCGACGATCGGATGTACCGGGTCCAGCGGCAGGGCAAGACCAGCTTCTACATGAAGTGCACCGGCGAGGAGGCGACCTCGATCGCGGCGGCCTATGCGCTCGACCGCGATGACATGTGCTTCCCCAGCTACCGCCAGCAGGGCCTGCTGATCGCGCGCGACTGGTCGCTGGTCGACATGATGTGCCAGATCTATTCCAATCGGGGCGATCGGCTGAAGGGCCGCCAGATGCCGATCATGTATTCGGCCAAAGAGGCGAGCTTCTTCTCCATCTCGGGCAATCTCGCCACGCAGATGCCGCAGGCGGTGGGCTTCGCCATGGCCTCGGCCTCTCGCGGCGACACGCGCATCGCGGCCTGCTGGTGCGGCGAGGGATCGACCGCCGAGGGCGATTTCCACTCCGCCTGCACCTTCGCCAGCGTCTACCGAGCGCCGGTCATCATCAACGTCATCAACAACCAGTGGGCGATCTCCAGCTTCTCGGGCTTCGCCGGCGCCGAATCGACCACCTTCGCGGCGCGCGCGGTGGGCTACGGCATCGCCGGGCTGCGGGTGGACGGCAACGACGCGCTCGCCGTCTACGCCGCGACCGAATGGGCCGCCGAACGCGCCCGCAACAATTTCGGCCCGACCCTGATCGAACATTTCACCTACCGCGCCGAGGGCCATTCCACCTCGGACGACCCGACCAAATATCGCTCCGCCGAGGAGCGCTCCGCCTGGCCGCTGGGCGATCCGATCGCGCGGCTGAAGCAGCATCTCATCGCCATCGGCGCGTGGGACGAGGAACGCCATGCCGCGATGGACCGCGAGGTGGCGGAGGAGGTCAAGGCGGCGGGCAAGGAAGCCGAGAAACAGGGCGTGCTGGGCGACGGCCTGCACCAGCCCTTCACCACCATGTTCGAGGACGTGTTCGAGGAACTGCCCTGGCACCTCGAGGAGCAATCCCGCCAGATGGTGGAAGAGCGCAAGGCGGCGGGGATATGA